A genomic stretch from Neomonachus schauinslandi chromosome 16, ASM220157v2, whole genome shotgun sequence includes:
- the RTN2 gene encoding LOW QUALITY PROTEIN: reticulon-2 (The sequence of the model RefSeq protein was modified relative to this genomic sequence to represent the inferred CDS: substituted 1 base at 1 genomic stop codon), translated as MGQVLPVFAHCKEAPSTASSTPDSTEGGNDDSDFRELHTAREFSEDDEEETTSQDWGTPRELTFSYIAFDGVVGSGVRRDSAARRPRPQGRSVSEPRDPPPQPGLGDSLESIPSLSQSPEPGRRGDPDTAAPAERRLEDLGLQLDQLGWAAQGTGSGEDSATSSSTPLEDEEPDGSEVGEAGKELDLQLGLPQSSPPPPPPEVLTLQPSPGSGTPQAGTPSPPRSRDSNSWPDEPSLDLKEEEPWGHLEREPITGQCLDSTDQSEFTLEPLLLVADLLYWKDTRTSGVVFTGLMVSLLCLLHFSIVSVTAHVALSLLCGTISLRVYRKVLQAVHRGDGANPFQAYLDVDLTLTREQMERLSQQIASRVVSMAIQLRHFFLVEDLVDSLKLALLFYILTFVGAVFNGLTLLILGELGRLKQPPEXIGEKNPSNLSFLVSQAQMDQYVGLVTNQLSHIKAKIRAKIPGSGALASAAAAVSGSKAKAE; from the exons ATGGGGCAGGTCCTGCCTGTCTTCGCCCACTGCA AAGAAGCTCCGTCTACAGCGTCCTCTACCCCTGACTCCACAGAAG GAGGGAATGACGACTCGGATTTTCGGGAGCTTCACACAGCCCGAGAATTCTCGGAGGACGATGAGGAAGAGACCACGTCGCAAGACTGGGGCACCCCCCGGGAGCTGACCTTCTCCTACATCGCCTTCGACGGTGTGGTGGGTTCTGGAGTGCGCCGGGATTCAGCTGCCCGCCGCCCCCGGCCCCAGGGCCGCTCAGTCTCGGAACCGCGAGACCCACCCCCTCAGCCCGGCTTGGGCGACAGTTTGGAGAGCATCCCCAGCCTGAGCCAATCCCCGGAACCTGGGCGCCGCGGTGACCCCGACACTGCCGCTCCAGCCGAACGCCGCCTGGAGGACCTAGGGCTCCAGCTGGACCAGCTGGGCTGGGCAGCCCAGGGAACGGGGTCCGGAGAAGACTCTGCCACCAGTAGCTCCACCCCGCTGGAGGACGAGGAGCCCGACGGGTCGGAGGTTGGAGAGGCTGGGAAAG AACTGGACCTACAACTCGGACTCCCTCAGTCCTcaccgccgccaccgccgccggaAGTCTTGACTCTGCAGCCCAGCCCCGGCTCTGGAACCCCCCAGGCGGgtaccccatccccaccccgaTCCCGGGATTCGAACTCTTGGCCTGATGAGCCCTCGCTGGACCTGAAGGAGGAAGAGCCGTGGGGGCATCTGGAGCGGGAGCCAATCACGGGGCAGTGCCTCGATAGCACGGACCAATCAGAATTCACATTGGAACCACTCCTTCTAG tGGCGGACCTGCTGTACTGGAAGGACACAAGGACATCAGGAGTGGTCTTCACAGGCCTcatggtctccctgctctgcctcctgcACTTTAGTATCGTGTCCGTGACCGCCCACGTGGCCCTGTCGCTGCTCTGTGGCACCATCTCTCTCAGGGTTTACCGAAAAGTGCTGCAGGCCGTGCACCGGGGGGACGGCGCCAACCCCTTCCA GGCCTATCTGGATGTGGACCTGACCCTGACTCGGGAGCAGATGGAACGTCTGTCCCAGCAGATTGCCTCCCGAGTGGTCTCTATGGCCATCCAGCTGCGGCATTTCTTCCTGGTAGAAGACCTCGTGGACTCCCTCAAG ctGGCCCTTCTCTTCTACATCTTGACCTTTGTGGGTGCCGTCTTCAATGGTTTGACTCTTCTCATTCTGGGTGAGCTGGGAAGgct gaagcaGCCTCCTGAATGAATCGGGGAGAAGAACCCCTCCAATCTCTCCTTCTTGGTCTCCCAGGCCCAGATGGACCAGTATGTGGGATTGGTGACCAATCAGTTGAGCCACATCAAAGCTAA GATCCGAGCTAAGATCCCAGGGTCCGGAGCCCTGGCCTCGGCAGCAGCCGCAGTCTCTGGATCCAAAGCCAAAGCCGAATGA